The Pseudomonadota bacterium sequence CGAGGTGGAAGGCCGCGCGGATGCGGGCGATGTCCTCAGGCTTCATGCGCGGGTTCGAGGGATCAACCTGGCTCGGCTCGCCGGGCGCGAGATGGATGACGGAGTGCGCCAGGATCGAGACGAAGAACAAGAGCACCAGGCGCTGGGCGATGTTACGGACGATGTAGGCCCACATGGCTCAGAAATCCGGGGTGTAGGCGAGCTTGCGCCAGCGGTTGAAATAGTAGGAGATGTTACCGCCCTTCGTCGGGTAGATCTTCACGTAGCGCTCTCGGCCGTCCGGCTCGCGCTCGACGATCACGATCTTCTTGTCGAGCACGCGGGTGCTCTTCGGCGCGTACAGGAAGGTGTAGGGCTGGTCCTCGGCGATACGCCGGTGGAGCATATGGGCCAGCTTGCGCTGGCGCTCGCGATCGTACTCCTGGCGGATCTCGACAATGAGGTCGTCCGCCTCGGGGCTTTTATAGGCGACGAAATTGAGCTGTTCGGGGCCGGTCTGGCTCGAATGAAAGAGCTGGTAGAGATCGGGGTCGAGCGGCGTCATGCTCCAGCCGAGCACCAGGGCATCGAACTCCCCCTTGTTCACGAAGTCCTTGAGGAACACCGCCCACTCGAAATACTGCGTATTGCACTTCACGCCGATCTTCTTCCAGGCGTTCTGGGCGACGGTCATGATGTTCTTGCGCTGGGGGTTGGTGTTGGTGATGAGGTTGAACTCGAATACCTTACCGTTCCTTTCGAGCCAGCCCTCCTTATTGGGCTTGAAACCCGCCTCTTCCAGGAGTCGCCGGGCGCCGACAGGATCGTAGGGCAGGGGAGAAACCGAGGGGTCGTACCAATCCGATTCTTTGGCATAAGGCCCGGTCACCTGTTCGCCCTCGCCGTAGAGGAGGTATTGGATGATCTCGCCGACGTCGATCGCCATCCCGAGCGCACGGCGAACGCGCGCATCCTGGAACACGGGACGGCGTAGGTTATAGCCGATGTAGGAATACGCAAAGGCCAGGCTCGTGAATGATTGATATTTTGGGTCCTTCAGATAGCGATTGACCTGGTGCGGCAGCGCCCCGTAGTAATCGATGGCGCCGGTGCGAAATTCGACCTCCTGGGTCAGCAGATCGGGGATGATGCGGAGGTAATAGTCATGATACTCCGGCGCGCCTTCCCAATAGTCTTCGTTGCGTCTCAGGTGGATCCGCTCGTCGCTTTGCCATTCGACGAAGCGGAACGGACCGGCGCCGATGGGCGCGCGATTGAATCCGGCATCCCGCATCCCGAAGGCCGCCCGCGCCGTCTCCGAGAGCCCGCGTGCGGCCATCTCTTGGCTCAGCGCGTCCTCGCTCAAGAGATGCGCCGGCAAAATCCCCATGGTCCAGGCGTTGATGGCGGGCGAATAGAGGCGCTTGTAGACGACCCGTACGGTATAGGGATCCAAGACCTCGACGCGCTTGATGGGCTCGAAGTCGGAGCCGCGCGGCGATAGGTTCCTGGGGTTCATGATGGCCTCGTAGGTGAAGCGCACGTCCTCGGCCGTGACCTCGTGGCCGTCGTGGAAGCGCACGCCCTTCCGGAGATGAAAGAGGATCACCGGGTTGTGCTCGGCGACCGGCAGGATCTCGGCGAACCGGGGTCGTATCGTTTCGAGCGCCGCGGGATCCTCGGTACGGATATGGCGCTCGTAGGGAAAGCCCGCGAGATAATCGGGGCCGATAACGCGCTCGAGATACCCGAAAAAGTCCTGGTCCACGCGCCCGAGGGAGAAGTGCAGGCGCTCCGGCACCGCGACCGCCACACCGAGCTTCTGGGGCGCCGCATCGCCCTGCGGCGGCAGCTCGATGGTCTCGGTGCGCCGCTCCGCCGGCAGGAGGCGCATGGCGGTGACGAGCCCTTCGAGGGCCCGCAATTCACCGCTCGTCCTCCCCTCTGCGATGCGTTGCAGGAGCACCGGCCCGCTCACCGGCGTACCATCCGGGAAGCGGCGCTCGGGGTTGACCAGCAGGTAGGCCTCCTCGGTCACCCCCCAATCCGTCGCGATCCGTCCGCGCAGCCGCAGATCCGCGTCGAGGTCCAAGAGACCCTCGAATACCAGCCCCACGATCTGATTGCTGACTGTATCAGCGTTCAGGATCGGGTTCAGGACCTCGGCGTCGCCGATCGAGGCATCGATATACTTCGAGAGCCGCGCCGGATTCCCCGTGCTCTGGTCCTCGTAGGTCGGCACCCAGAAATACGACTGGGCGAGCGCCGCGACGAGGACCAGCGGCAGGGCGATGAGCCAGCGTTTGAGGGTCATGGCGAAGGTATCTCCAAGCGGTGCGGACGGCCGAGGACCATGGGCTTACCCTATGATAGCGCCAAGGGCAGAAATCCCACATCGCTACCCTCGGCCACCGGACGCCGGCAATCCCTGCCCGGGGTTGTTATTACCGAAACGGTCCTGTGCACTCCAGGTTCACCGATGCGCAATTCAGAGGAGCCAAGCTTCCATCGGACACCCTCCTTCGAGAACCTAAAAACTCAGCGTGATCACCGTAAAGATGACGCGGTTCGGGACGAAACCGAAGTTACCGCGGAAATCTCCTGGGATCGGGTCCCGGTCGGGTACCGGTGTCAGACTAGGAAAACTGTCGTCCTGGAATCGGAATTCTTCGTCCAGGAGGTTCCTGATCCCAAAGCTCATGATGCCGAGTCGCTTCGGCAGACGATAGCCGAGAGCGGTGTCGGCCAGTCATCGCGGCCATCTCCAGGAACTTCGGAGAGACCCGCGATCTCTTGTCGGACATAGGTCATGCCGAGCGTGGCAAAGAACCCCGCGGGATGGAAATACCGGATAGTTAAGGGCACACTGATGGTGTCTAGATCCGGCGTAAGACCGGGAAATGGTTCTTCATTGTCCTCGAACGTGTCCAAGCGACACTCGACACTCGCGGCCCATTCGGATGAAGGTGTCCAGTACAGGTAGCCGCTACCGCTTTCGGTAATCTCCCTGCGGTGACCAATCGCATGAATCACGATCGTCTGTTCGTCGTGAACTACCTCATAAAGGACACGGTAATCACCCGCGCGACGTTTATAGAGTCCTGCGAGGTCACCCGTCAATGCTTCAGGTTTGATCTCGTCCAGATTCGCAGCCAGCCAATGGATTCGCTCAACGATGCGACGACCAACAGGTTTATCTAACCGTGCTAATTCATGGATAGCCGCATCTAAGATGAGGATGCGATACATGGTGATCACTCCAAGCTAAGTCGTCGTACCACATCTTCAAACGGTTCACCCCGCTCACCCTTTGCAACAGCCTGTTTCTGGCGCAAGAGCCTATCACGCATCAACTTTCTAATAGGCAGCCCTTCATCAGGGTCACCAAGCAATTCTAGTAACTTCTGCTCGATGATGGCTTCGATCATTTCCCTGAGTTCGCCTTTTGTCATCTGAGCCACTGTGGCAGCCACATCATTCTCCGTAAACTTGCTGGTTGAAGAATCGCTGTTCGAGGCGGCCAACGTAGCACGTTTGAAAGCGAGGGCAACGTCTGCGCCAAACCGGAGTTGGCCAGCATCACGGTATCACGCGCCAGTGATCGTGATAGGTACGTAGACTCTTTGTGCCATCCATCCGAGAAGCACCAAGATTCCTAGGCGTGGGTTCATGCCTTCGCACCTCGCACTGAGGCCCTCTGCGCACGCGTGTGCCTGCCCTACGGTTGGAGCAGTCACGGCAACGGCCAAGTAGTGCCGACCGAGGCCACGTTCTTGGATGATGTGGGCGGTCTCCGTGGCAAAGCGCCGACAATGCGACTCGAACGCGTCGGCGGCATCGGCGTTTATCGTCAGAACGTCTCAGCCGGTACGCTCCCCGGCCTCGTCAGTCATCACCATCGCCCTGTCAAAAAGGGCGGGCCTCTTCCCGCGGTGCATACAGGTTCTCGAGTCGCAGAAATTCCAGGCAGGCGTCTGCAGGTGTGTCCTGATTGGTGAGGGACGCGATTCGCGGTGCCACACGAACTGGAGCGGAAGCCTGTTCACGCTCGAACTCCCGGTTGAGCGCGTGAAGCTCGTTTACAAGGTCGTGATCAAAAAGCTGAACCTCGATTCCGTGAGTCTGCAGGAGCTTTACGCCCCCGCCCCTGATACTTACGTTCGGGTCAATAGCTCCAATAATGACTCTTCTGACCCGATGCTGCACCAATCTCTGAGCGCATGGAGTCTTGTCCGGACCACGCAGGATGCAGGGTTCGAGAGTCGTATATACGGTGGAGTTTGCGGCCGTCTCGCGAACTTTGGCCAGTACGCACTCGAGGGCGGTAAATTCGGCGTGGTCGCCGGGGCGGAATTGCCCACGGTGCGCTTTCGCAATAACGGAACCGTCTCTCACTACTACGACACCGACGAATAGGCTGGGCTGCTTCTCCTGACGACTCAACTTGGCTTCCTCGATCGCCAGACGCTGGAAATCTCTGTCGGTCTTCACGGTCCTCTGCGAGTCCTCTGACAACAGGAGGCTATGTCGTCGCCTGGCCAAAGGAAATAAGATCAGCCGCGCCGGACAAGAAGCTTGAAAAAGCGATGGCGATCCACGGCGCCAGCCGCGCGCCTGATTGGGCCAAGGCGCCTGAAGGATCCCACCATTTAGCCCAGGAGACAAGCGGCGAGGGGTTTCCGGTGAAGCACTGATGACTCGCAGCGACATTGTCGACGGCACCCTGGTGCTCTGGCTGGAGGCCGCACAGGTAAGCCGTGGAGTCCACTGGGATGGGTACGGCCATCCTGACCGGGAAGGCGTGGGCACCGAGATCGCGAATCGAGGCGACGATACGGTCTGGCAGTCGCTCATGTCGAACCGAAGCGATCCGTCACCCCGGGCAGGGATTGACGGGGGCCAGCGGCCGACACTAGCGATCCGGATCAAGGGGCGGCCAAGCCGCGGAAGCGGTGGCCGGATAGGCGCGGAATACGCCGCTGGATCGAGCCGGACGCTTTTTGAGGACCGCCCGTGCGCCGTGGCGTAGAATGGCGGCACTGTGGCGGCCACCGCCGGCGTGGGATCGTTCAAGCGCCGGTGAGCGAGGCCCGCGGAGTGCTGGGGCCCCCGGCCGGGGTCTAAACGCACAAGACCGGCGTCGCGATGCCGGGAGGGGACGATGACACCAGCCTATATCCTCGATTTCCAGTCGATCGGGATGCGGGATGTCCACCGGGTCGGCGGCAAGAACGCTTCGCTCGGCGAAATGATCAAGCATCTCTCCGAGGCCGGTGTTCGAGTGCCGGGCGGATTCGCGACCACCGCCGAGGCCTATCGCGACTTTCTCGGCCAAGAGGACTTGGAAGGGCGCATCCGCAAGCGGCTCGCCGGGCTCGATGTGGAGAATGTGCGGGCGCTGACCGCGGCCGGCGCCGAGATCCGCGGATGGCTCCTCGGTGCCCCTTTCCCGCCGGGCCTGGCCGAGGCGATCGCGGGGGCCTATCGGGGGCTCGATGGGATGCGGGACGCACTGGCCGTCGCGGTGCGCTCCTCGGCGACGGCCGAGGACTTGCCCGAGGCGTCCTTCGCCGGCCAGCAGGAGACCTTCCTGAACATCCGCGGGGTCGAGGCGGTGCTCGAGGCCGTCAGACGCGTCTTCGCTTCGCTTTATAACGACCGGGCCATCGCCTATCGGGCCCACCACGGCTTCGCGCATGAGACCGTGGCGCTGTCGGCTGGGGTCCAACGCATGGTGCGGAGCGACGTGGGCACGAGCGGCGTCCTGTTCACGCTCGACACGGAATCGGGGTTTCCGGAGGTGGTCCTCATCACCGCGGCCTACGGGCTCGGGGAGTTGGTGGTCCAGGGGGCGGTCAACCCCGACGAGCTGTGTGTATATAAACCCAACCTGCGGGCCGGCCGGCCGGCCGTGATCCAGCGCCACCTCGGCGACAAGGCGAAAAAGATGGTCCTGGGCGAGTCGAGCGATGCGCCGACGCGGGTCGTCGCAGTTCCCCCCGAGGATCGCGAGCGGTATTCCATCCCGGACCCCGAGGCCGAGGCGCTCGCACGCTACGCGCTCTCTATCGAACAACACTATGGGCAGCCCATGGACATCGAATGGGCCAAGGACGGGACCGACGGCCTGCTGTATATCCTCCAGGCCCGACCCGAGACCGTGAAGAGTCGGGCCGCGATCCAGCACCTGGAGCGCTATGTCCTCAAAGCCCGCTCGCAGGTGCTGGCGACCGGTCGCAGCATCGGGCAGCGGATCGGCGCCGGGAGGGCCTGTCTGATCGATGGGGTCGAGGGAATGGAAAGGCTCAGGCCCGGCGATGTGCTCGTGACCGACATGACCGATCCTGACTGGGAACCGATCATGAAGCGCGCCGCCGCCATCGTGACCGATCGCGGCGGCCGCACCTGCCATGCCGCCATCGTGGCCCGCGAGCTGGGGGTTCCGGCGGTGGTCGGCACCTCGGATGCCACGCGACGGATCGCCGACGGCGTCGAGGTGACCGTGTCCTGTGCCGAGGGCGAGACCGGTTATGTCTACGAGGGCCGGCTCGACTTCGAGCACCGCACGGTCGCGCTCGAAGCAATGCCCGAGCTTCCGGTCAAGATCATGATGAACGTGGGCAACCCCGAGCGCGCGTTTGCGTTCGCCGCGCTCCCGAACCATGGGGTGGGGCTCGCGCGCATCGAGTTCGTCATCAATCGGATGATCGGTGTGCACCCCAAGGCGCTCCTCGAGTATGAGAGCTTGCCGCCCGCCTTGCAGGCGGAGATCCGACAACGCGCGGCCGGATATGCCGATCCGGTGAGCTTCTTCGTCGAGCGCCTGGCCGAGGGGGTGGCGACCCTGGCGGCGGCCTTCGCCGATAAGCCGGTCATCGTGCGGCTTTCGGATTTCAAATCCAACGAGTATTCCAATCTCCTCGGTGGGGAGCGCTTCGAGCCCAGGGAGGAAAACCCGATGCTGGGATTCCGCGGGGCGGCGCGCTATATCGCACCGGCCTTTCGCGACTGCTTCGATC is a genomic window containing:
- a CDS encoding peptide-binding protein, with protein sequence MTLKRWLIALPLVLVAALAQSYFWVPTYEDQSTGNPARLSKYIDASIGDAEVLNPILNADTVSNQIVGLVFEGLLDLDADLRLRGRIATDWGVTEEAYLLVNPERRFPDGTPVSGPVLLQRIAEGRTSGELRALEGLVTAMRLLPAERRTETIELPPQGDAAPQKLGVAVAVPERLHFSLGRVDQDFFGYLERVIGPDYLAGFPYERHIRTEDPAALETIRPRFAEILPVAEHNPVILFHLRKGVRFHDGHEVTAEDVRFTYEAIMNPRNLSPRGSDFEPIKRVEVLDPYTVRVVYKRLYSPAINAWTMGILPAHLLSEDALSQEMAARGLSETARAAFGMRDAGFNRAPIGAGPFRFVEWQSDERIHLRRNEDYWEGAPEYHDYYLRIIPDLLTQEVEFRTGAIDYYGALPHQVNRYLKDPKYQSFTSLAFAYSYIGYNLRRPVFQDARVRRALGMAIDVGEIIQYLLYGEGEQVTGPYAKESDWYDPSVSPLPYDPVGARRLLEEAGFKPNKEGWLERNGKVFEFNLITNTNPQRKNIMTVAQNAWKKIGVKCNTQYFEWAVFLKDFVNKGEFDALVLGWSMTPLDPDLYQLFHSSQTGPEQLNFVAYKSPEADDLIVEIRQEYDRERQRKLAHMLHRRIAEDQPYTFLYAPKSTRVLDKKIVIVEREPDGRERYVKIYPTKGGNISYYFNRWRKLAYTPDF
- a CDS encoding type II toxin-antitoxin system RelE/ParE family toxin encodes the protein MYRILILDAAIHELARLDKPVGRRIVERIHWLAANLDEIKPEALTGDLAGLYKRRAGDYRVLYEVVHDEQTIVIHAIGHRREITESGSGYLYWTPSSEWAASVECRLDTFEDNEEPFPGLTPDLDTISVPLTIRYFHPAGFFATLGMTYVRQEIAGLSEVPGDGRDDWPTPLSAIVCRSDSAS
- the ppsA gene encoding phosphoenolpyruvate synthase, which codes for MTPAYILDFQSIGMRDVHRVGGKNASLGEMIKHLSEAGVRVPGGFATTAEAYRDFLGQEDLEGRIRKRLAGLDVENVRALTAAGAEIRGWLLGAPFPPGLAEAIAGAYRGLDGMRDALAVAVRSSATAEDLPEASFAGQQETFLNIRGVEAVLEAVRRVFASLYNDRAIAYRAHHGFAHETVALSAGVQRMVRSDVGTSGVLFTLDTESGFPEVVLITAAYGLGELVVQGAVNPDELCVYKPNLRAGRPAVIQRHLGDKAKKMVLGESSDAPTRVVAVPPEDRERYSIPDPEAEALARYALSIEQHYGQPMDIEWAKDGTDGLLYILQARPETVKSRAAIQHLERYVLKARSQVLATGRSIGQRIGAGRACLIDGVEGMERLRPGDVLVTDMTDPDWEPIMKRAAAIVTDRGGRTCHAAIVARELGVPAVVGTSDATRRIADGVEVTVSCAEGETGYVYEGRLDFEHRTVALEAMPELPVKIMMNVGNPERAFAFAALPNHGVGLARIEFVINRMIGVHPKALLEYESLPPALQAEIRQRAAGYADPVSFFVERLAEGVATLAAAFADKPVIVRLSDFKSNEYSNLLGGERFEPREENPMLGFRGAARYIAPAFRDCFDLECRALRQVREDLGFRNVEVMVPFVRTLDEAREVTLLLRDNGLVRGREGLRLIMMCELPSNCLLAEAFLEYFDGFSIGSNDLTQLTLGIDRDSALVAGRFDERDGAVKALLHLAIAGCRRSGKYIGICGQGPSDHPDLARWLLDEGIESISLNPDTVVETWLYLAGEARSALPQS